CGACCGCCCTGTTCGTGAACGCCGAGCCGCCGGCCGCCGCGACGCCGTGCCCGGACGACCTGCTGCCCGCGGTCCGCGAGGCCGAGCGCCGGCTGCACCTCGTCGTCGAGATGACCGAGCGCTCGATCGCCGACGACCCGGCCGGCCTGCTCACCGCGGCGGCCGCGCTGCGGGCGGCCGGCTGCGGCATCGCGCTGGACGACGTCGGTGCGATCCCGGCGTCGCTGGCGCTGATGCCGCTGCTCGACCCGGACGTCATCAAGCTCGACATGCAGTTGGTCCGGCATCCGCACGACCTCACGACGGCCCGGGTCGTGAACAGCGTCATCGCCCAGGCCGAGCGCTCCGGCGCGGCGATCCTGGCCGAGGGCATCGAGACGCCCCAGCACCTGGCCACCGCCCGCACGATGGGCGCGTCGATCGTCCAGGGATTCCTCACCGGCCGGCCGGCCCCGCTGCCGGTCGAGGGCGCCCCGTCGCTACCGCCCGAGCGGCTCTACCGCCGGGTCGTCGAGGAGCCCACCGGGACGCCGTTCGAACTGCTGTCGCAGGCCCGCCCGGCCCAGCGCGCGACCAAGGAAGCCCTGCTCACGATCAGCAAATACCTCGAGACGAAGGGCCTCGACAGCGAGGAGCCGCCGGTCGTCCTCGGCTGCTTCCAGCACGACCGGCACCTCACGCCGGTGACGCGCGCCCGCTTCGCGAACCTGGCCATGTCGGCCGGGCTGGTCGCGGCGATCGGCGAGGGCGTCTCGCCCGAACCGGTGCCGGGCGTCCGCGGCGCCGGCCTCGACCCGGGCGACCCGCTCTGCGCCGAGTGGAACGTCGTCGTGGTCGGTCCGCACTTCGCCGGCGCGCTGGTGGCCCGGGACGTCGGCGACGACGGCCCGGAGGGGCAGCGTCGCTTCGACTACGTGCTCACCTACGAGCGTTCGCTGGTGCTGCGCGCGGCGCGCTCGCTCCTGCGCTGGCTCGCCCCCGTTCCCTACAACCAATGATTCCGACGGAACACCAGGTACAACGCGCTGGACACGGCCAGCATCAGCAGCACGGCCAGCGGATACCCGACTAGCCAGTGCAGTTCGGGCATGTGCTCGAAGTTCATGCCCCAGATCCCGGCCAGCAGCGTCGGACCGGCGATGATCGCCGCGTAGGCCGAGATCTTGCGCATGTCCTCGTTCTGCCAGGCCCCGGTGCGGGCCAGCTGGGCGTTCAGGATCGACGTGATCAGGTCGTCGAAGCCCCGGACCTGCGTGTTCACCTGCAGGACGTGGTCGGCGACGTCCCGGAAGTGCGGGGTGTTGCCGCCGGGCAGCACCGTGTCGCCGCGCATGATCGCCCTGGCCACCGGCTCCAGCGGCTCGACCGCCTCGCGGAACTCCAGCACCTCGCGCTTGAGCTCGTAGATCCGCTGGGTGACGTCCTGGCGCTCGGGCGCGAACACGGCCAGTTCGAGCTGGGTGACGTCGGTGCGCACCTCGCCGGCGATGGCCATGTACGAGTCGACGACCGCGTCCGCCAGTTCGTACACGACGGCGCCTGCGCCGTGCTCGAAGACCTTCCGGGAGGAGTCCAACCGGCGACGGGCCTCGCGGATCGGATCACCCTGATCGCCGTGGCTGACCGTCACCACCGCGTTGGCCAGCAGGAACAGCTCGATCTCGCCGGTCTCGATGGCCGAGGTCGCGTCGGTGTAGGTCAACGTCTTCAGTACGACGAACGTCTGGTCGCCGTAGCGCTCGACCTTGGCCCGCTGGTGCGCCTGCAGGGCGTCCTCGACGGCCAGCGGCGGCAGGTTCAGCTTGCTCGCTACCCGGCCCAGCACGTCGGCTTCCGGCGTCCACAGCGACAGCCAGCCGAAATCCGAACCGGTCAGGCCGTCGAGGGCGGCCAGCATCGCCTCCAGGTCACCCTCGATCGGCTTGACCGCGCCGTCGACATAGATCACGCAGTGCATACGACTGTGATACTCCGTTTCCGTGCATACCCGCTGAGCCCATCGGGTAGGGGAGAGGATTACGCCGTTTCTGGGTTAATGTCCGCGGGATGGCGCAGCGCGACATTTCCCCGGCCAAGCCTTCCAAACACCCCTTCCCCGCCGACCTCCCGCAGCAGTACCTCCGCGCGCTGATCGAGAACCTCGACAGTGCGGTGGTTCTCTGTGATCCGAAGGGTCGCATCCTGCTCTTCAATCGCGCGATGGCCGTCGCCTGCGCCAGCGGCACCACCGCGAGCTGGGAGCGGACCGAGGACGACCCGGAGTCCGGTGACCTGCGGGTCGGCGTCGACGTCAGCCGGATCTCGGGTTGCCTGCGCAACCCGGACGGCTCCCGCCTGGTGCAGGGCGAGCTGCCGCTGTCGAAGGCCCTGCGCGGCGAGCGGATCCGCGACCACGAGATCCACCTCGGCCCGGACGGCCGCCGACCGCGCACCTATCGGGTCCACGGCGAGGCGGTGTGCAACGAGACCGGCCGGACGGTCGGTGCGCTGCTGACCCTGCAGGACATCACCGAGCGACGCCTCGCCGCCCGGTTCGGCGACTGCGAGCTGGCCGTCTCCGAGGCGCTCACGGTCTCGGCTCCGGTCGACGAGGCCGGCACCGCCGTGCTGGCCGCGGTCGGGACCCGGCTGTCCTGGCCCTACGGGGAGCTCTGGCTGGCCGACGAGGTCGAGGAGATGCTGTACCCGGCGGCCCGCTGGGTCGCGCCCGGCCATCAGCCGTCCGATCCGATGCCCGATCGGCTGCCCCGCGGCGAGGGTCTGCCCGGCGAGGTCTGGGCGATGTCCGCCCCGCGCTGGTACGCCGACGTCGCCGCCCCCGGCGTCCACCCGAGCCTGGCCGCGACCGCGAGCCGGTTCGGGCTGCGCTCGGCCGTCGCGGTCCCGATCCGGACGCCCGAGCAGTTCATCGGCGTCCTGACGTTCTTCGGCGCGACGGTCGAGGAGCCGGAGAGCTCGCTGCTCGCGCTCCTCTCCGGCGTGGCCGCGCACGTCGGGCAGTTCCTCTCCAGACGCCGGGCCGACGACCTGGCCCTCGAGCTGACCCGCACCAGGGACGACTTCCTCGCGCTCGTCGGACACGAGCTCCGGACCCCGCTGACCTCGATCGTCTCGCACACCGAGCTGCTGCTGACCGACGGCGAGCTCAGCGGCGAGAACCGCCTGCTGCTCGAGTCGGTCGACCGCAACGCGAACGCGCTGCGCGCGATCGTCACCGACCTGCTCGACCTGGCCGGACTCGAGTCCGGCGACATCTCCCTCGACCTCGGTCCGGTCGATCTCTCCGAGATCGTCTCCGCGTCCACCGCGGCTCTCGCCCCGGTGGCCGAGGCCAACGACGTCAAGATCCAGGTGGACGCTCCGCGGGTGCTGTCGCTGCGCGGGGATCCGGTGCGGCTGCGCCAGCTCGCCGACGAGCTGATCGCCAACGCGGTGAAGTACTCGCCCGACGGCGGCGACGTCGGGGTCCGCCTCGAGCGCGAGGGTGACCTGGCCGCGCTGACCGTGACCGACGGCGGCCTGGGTATTCCGGAGGACGAGCGGCCACGGGTGTTCCAGCGCTTCTTCCGGTCGTCGGCGGGCACCGCCCGGGGAATCTCCGGAACCGGTCTGGGCTTGCCCCTGGCCCGGGCGATCGTCGAACGACACGGCGGGACGATCCAGGTCCAGCACGCGAATCCGGGCACGTCAATGACGGTGTCGCTGCCCCTGGACGGCCCCGGATCGAGCCCGGGCAAGTAGGCCCGCCCGCTATATCGCCAGCGGTGACGGAACCGTACGATTGGCGCCGGTCTCCCGTCGAGCAGCGTGCGCGGGGATCCGTACCCGTCTGCACGGTAGGAGGCCCCCATGATGATGCAGCTGTCCCCGCCGACGCCCTTCGAAGTCCTGATCGTGGACGACGACGCCGGCGACGTCCTGATCATCGAGGAAGCGCTCAGCACCCACGGTCTGGGCAGCACGCTGCACGTCGTCGCCGACGGCGTCGGAGCCATGGAGTTCCTCCGCCGCGAGGGTGAGCACAGGAACGCGCCCCGGCCGCACCTGGTGCTGCTCGATTTGAACATGCCCCGCAAGAGCGGCCGAGAGGTGCTCGAGGAACTGAAGCGGGACGACGACCTGGCGAGCATCCCGGTCGTCGTGCTCACGACGTCGTCGGCGGACGAGGACATCCTGCGGTCGTACGACCTGCACGCGAACGCGTACGTGACGAAGCCGGTCGACTTCGCGGAGTTCGAGGGCGTGGTCGTGCAGATCGAGCAGTTCTACGGTCAGACGGCCCAGCTGCCCGGCCGCCGCCGAGACCTCTGAGCCACCCTCCGTCGTCCGCGGCCACCCACCGCGGAGGACGGACCGCCAGGATCGAGGCGCCGCTCTCCCCGCCGGTTACCGCGCCCCTGTCGTTGGGATGATCCGGGGGGGTGTTGTGACCAGACCGGGTGGCGTCGACGGACCGCTGATAGGGACACGGCCGACCGCGTTCTTGGTAGGTCTCTTCGTAACGTGGCTGCCGGCTGTCGATGCCAGACCTGCGACCCATTCCTGTTCTCGGGGGCGCGGGAAGTGAGGCGGACATGAGCTCGAACAGACCGGACTACCAGGTGTTTTGCGGGTTGAACGTCGGCAAGGACGGCCACCACGCCACCGCGATTAGCCCGGCCGGCAAACGGCTGCACGACGCGCCGCTGCCTAACGATGAGGCCAGGTTGGTCGCCCGCGCGCAGGGCCACGACGTGGCCTACCTGCCCGGTCTGGCGATGCGCCGGATCGCTGACCTGCACCTCGGCTAGGCCAAGACCGACGCCCGCGACGCGCACGTCATCGCCGACGCGACCCGCACCCTGCCGCACACGCTGCGCCGTGTCGACGTCGGAGACGAAGCCCCCGCGGATTTGGAGGTGCTGGTCGGGCTCGACGACGACATGGCCGGCGAGGCGACCCGGGTCAGCAACCGCATCCGCGGGCTACTCACCCAGATCCATCCCGCCGCCGAACGCGTTCTCGATCCTCGCGTCGCGCACCTGGCTGTCCCTCGAGCTGTTGTCCCGATAATGGCGGACCGACCGCTTGCGGCAAGCCGGCCGCCGCCGCTGGTCGCCACCGCGGTCAAGAACGGCCCACGCATCGGTCAGCAACTCGTCACCGATCTGCTGACCGCTCTGAACCAGCAGACCGCCACCGTTCCAGGA
This is a stretch of genomic DNA from Cryptosporangium phraense. It encodes these proteins:
- a CDS encoding EAL domain-containing protein, which produces MTETSYAEQAADGTLRLVPRPGSIAAQARSGAVGAVRPGRADRASSRFPTIDSVIDARAIFPVFQPLVRAHDRALIGYEALSRGPVGTPWESPIALFEAAGEVGRLAELDWACRARIGRAAIAAGLDRSTALFVNAEPPAAATPCPDDLLPAVREAERRLHLVVEMTERSIADDPAGLLTAAAALRAAGCGIALDDVGAIPASLALMPLLDPDVIKLDMQLVRHPHDLTTARVVNSVIAQAERSGAAILAEGIETPQHLATARTMGASIVQGFLTGRPAPLPVEGAPSLPPERLYRRVVEEPTGTPFELLSQARPAQRATKEALLTISKYLETKGLDSEEPPVVLGCFQHDRHLTPVTRARFANLAMSAGLVAAIGEGVSPEPVPGVRGAGLDPGDPLCAEWNVVVVGPHFAGALVARDVGDDGPEGQRRFDYVLTYERSLVLRAARSLLRWLAPVPYNQ
- a CDS encoding magnesium and cobalt transport protein CorA, producing the protein MHCVIYVDGAVKPIEGDLEAMLAALDGLTGSDFGWLSLWTPEADVLGRVASKLNLPPLAVEDALQAHQRAKVERYGDQTFVVLKTLTYTDATSAIETGEIELFLLANAVVTVSHGDQGDPIREARRRLDSSRKVFEHGAGAVVYELADAVVDSYMAIAGEVRTDVTQLELAVFAPERQDVTQRIYELKREVLEFREAVEPLEPVARAIMRGDTVLPGGNTPHFRDVADHVLQVNTQVRGFDDLITSILNAQLARTGAWQNEDMRKISAYAAIIAGPTLLAGIWGMNFEHMPELHWLVGYPLAVLLMLAVSSALYLVFRRNHWL
- a CDS encoding PAS domain-containing sensor histidine kinase, yielding MAQRDISPAKPSKHPFPADLPQQYLRALIENLDSAVVLCDPKGRILLFNRAMAVACASGTTASWERTEDDPESGDLRVGVDVSRISGCLRNPDGSRLVQGELPLSKALRGERIRDHEIHLGPDGRRPRTYRVHGEAVCNETGRTVGALLTLQDITERRLAARFGDCELAVSEALTVSAPVDEAGTAVLAAVGTRLSWPYGELWLADEVEEMLYPAARWVAPGHQPSDPMPDRLPRGEGLPGEVWAMSAPRWYADVAAPGVHPSLAATASRFGLRSAVAVPIRTPEQFIGVLTFFGATVEEPESSLLALLSGVAAHVGQFLSRRRADDLALELTRTRDDFLALVGHELRTPLTSIVSHTELLLTDGELSGENRLLLESVDRNANALRAIVTDLLDLAGLESGDISLDLGPVDLSEIVSASTAALAPVAEANDVKIQVDAPRVLSLRGDPVRLRQLADELIANAVKYSPDGGDVGVRLEREGDLAALTVTDGGLGIPEDERPRVFQRFFRSSAGTARGISGTGLGLPLARAIVERHGGTIQVQHANPGTSMTVSLPLDGPGSSPGK
- a CDS encoding response regulator, with amino-acid sequence MMQLSPPTPFEVLIVDDDAGDVLIIEEALSTHGLGSTLHVVADGVGAMEFLRREGEHRNAPRPHLVLLDLNMPRKSGREVLEELKRDDDLASIPVVVLTTSSADEDILRSYDLHANAYVTKPVDFAEFEGVVVQIEQFYGQTAQLPGRRRDL